Proteins co-encoded in one Pyxidicoccus xibeiensis genomic window:
- a CDS encoding sigma-54-dependent transcriptional regulator has protein sequence MSSAPETPSVLVVDDKENMRRLFTRILGDAYAVTEAADGGQALALLTSREFDVVVTDIQMPEADGFAVLREVKRRAPDTQVVLVTAYASIPKAVEAIKEGAYDYLSKPFDPDEVALVVARALEQRRQGREAAGLKTRLATAPDLHGLLGSSAAMRALHGLLSQVAARDLTVLLTGETGTGKELAARALHAESPRKAKPFVAVNCGALPAELVESELFGHAKGAFTGATMAKAGLFEEAHGGTLFLDEIGDLPLPVQVKLNRALQEKEVRRVGTTTPVKVDARVVAATHRDLAAEVSAGRFREDLYYRLNVVTVRLPALRERREDIPLLALHFLSRASRPELEGFAPEALRALSAYSWPGNVRQLENAVARAAAVTQGPRIGLEDLPPELGAARPAEATQGTAGRIPSEALAKLPYREAVDGARDAVSREYLSALMQEFGGNVTHAAERAGMERESLHRLLKRYGVRSDDFKRSE, from the coding sequence ATGAGCAGCGCGCCGGAGACGCCGTCCGTCCTGGTGGTGGACGACAAGGAGAACATGCGCAGGCTGTTCACGCGCATCCTCGGGGACGCGTACGCGGTGACGGAGGCTGCCGACGGAGGCCAGGCCCTGGCGCTGCTGACCTCGCGCGAGTTCGACGTGGTGGTGACGGACATCCAGATGCCGGAGGCGGACGGCTTCGCGGTGCTGCGCGAGGTGAAGCGGCGCGCGCCGGACACACAGGTGGTGCTCGTCACCGCCTACGCGAGCATTCCCAAGGCGGTGGAGGCCATCAAGGAGGGCGCCTATGACTACCTCTCCAAGCCCTTCGACCCGGACGAGGTGGCGCTGGTGGTGGCCCGCGCCCTGGAGCAGCGGCGGCAGGGGCGGGAAGCGGCGGGGCTGAAGACCCGGCTCGCGACGGCGCCGGACCTGCACGGCCTGCTGGGCTCGAGCGCGGCGATGCGTGCGCTGCACGGCCTGCTGTCCCAGGTGGCCGCGAGGGACCTCACCGTGCTGCTCACCGGAGAGACGGGGACGGGCAAGGAGCTGGCCGCGCGCGCGCTGCATGCGGAGAGTCCGCGCAAGGCGAAGCCCTTCGTGGCGGTGAACTGCGGAGCGCTGCCCGCGGAGCTGGTGGAGAGCGAGCTGTTCGGCCACGCCAAGGGCGCCTTCACCGGGGCCACGATGGCGAAGGCGGGCCTCTTCGAGGAGGCGCACGGCGGGACGCTCTTCCTGGATGAGATTGGAGACCTGCCGTTGCCGGTGCAGGTGAAGCTCAACCGGGCGCTTCAAGAGAAGGAGGTCCGCCGCGTGGGCACCACGACGCCGGTGAAGGTGGACGCGCGCGTGGTGGCGGCCACGCACCGTGACCTGGCTGCGGAAGTCTCCGCGGGTCGCTTCCGCGAGGACCTCTACTACCGGCTCAACGTGGTGACGGTGCGTCTGCCAGCGCTGCGCGAGCGGCGCGAGGACATCCCCCTGCTTGCCCTGCACTTCCTCTCCCGTGCGAGCAGACCGGAACTGGAGGGCTTCGCGCCGGAGGCCCTGCGGGCCCTCTCCGCGTACTCGTGGCCTGGCAACGTGCGGCAACTGGAGAACGCGGTGGCCCGGGCGGCGGCGGTGACCCAGGGGCCGCGCATCGGCCTGGAGGACCTGCCGCCGGAGCTGGGCGCGGCGCGGCCGGCGGAGGCCACCCAGGGCACGGCAGGGCGGATTCCCTCCGAGGCGCTGGCGAAGCTGCCCTACCGCGAGGCGGTAGACGGCGCACGCGACGCGGTGTCGCGCGAGTACCTCTCCGCGCTGATGCAGGAGTTCGGAGGCAACGTCACCCACGCCGCCGAGCGCGCCGGCATGGAGCGCGAGAGCCTGCACCGGCTGCTGAAGCGCTACGGCGTGCGTTCGGACGACTTCAAGCGCTCGGAGTGA
- a CDS encoding sensor histidine kinase, with protein MLSTSGSTTRKLLLAFGALVALFTAASGFALARLTDIHAGSHELREAGGRVRDALELATAVRDQYAHLAHTIILGNASHARFHDEARGRVEALTRRLREQAQDAQEQTWVADIQENGDALDRLYRDTLLPAVLAKDQAAVTAAHGRALELVSHIQARADALARRFDTSIGSFEEHVGAVEHASFRWAVLFLGGATLFAVGVGIYIGNSVARPVARLSEGAARLARGDLHARIPEDDPGELGQLAAQFNRMTEALRTHQAQLVQHEKLAGIGRLAAGVAHEINNPLGVILGYVRLLQRKAEGALAEDLKVVEEEAVRCQQIVEGLLDLSRPGRGPVEQVPLREVCEEVVARLRESSRLGDVEVRVEGDASAWAWPPRLRQVLLNLVKNAAEAAGKGGTVVLHIESTPDGGASVAVSDSGPGVKPENRSRLFEPFFTTKPAGTGLGLAVSQAIAEAHGGRIEADTGPLGGARFTLRLPPASPAQEAMA; from the coding sequence ATGCTCTCCACCTCCGGCTCGACGACCCGCAAGCTGCTCCTGGCCTTCGGCGCGCTGGTGGCGCTGTTCACGGCCGCGTCCGGCTTCGCGCTCGCCCGGCTGACGGACATCCACGCGGGCTCGCACGAGCTTCGCGAGGCCGGCGGCCGGGTGCGCGACGCGCTGGAGCTGGCCACCGCCGTGAGGGACCAGTACGCGCACCTGGCGCACACCATCATCCTCGGCAATGCCAGCCACGCGCGCTTCCACGACGAGGCACGGGGTCGCGTGGAGGCGCTCACCCGCCGGCTCCGCGAGCAGGCCCAGGATGCGCAGGAGCAGACCTGGGTCGCCGACATCCAGGAGAACGGCGACGCGCTGGACCGCCTCTACCGCGACACGCTCCTGCCCGCCGTGCTCGCGAAGGACCAGGCTGCCGTCACCGCCGCGCATGGCCGCGCGCTGGAGCTCGTCTCGCACATCCAGGCGCGCGCGGACGCGCTGGCGCGGCGCTTCGACACGTCCATCGGCTCGTTCGAGGAGCACGTGGGCGCCGTGGAGCACGCCAGCTTCCGGTGGGCCGTGCTGTTCCTCGGCGGGGCCACGCTGTTCGCCGTGGGCGTGGGCATCTACATCGGCAACTCGGTGGCGCGGCCGGTGGCGCGGCTGTCCGAGGGCGCGGCGCGGCTGGCTCGCGGCGACCTGCACGCCCGCATCCCCGAGGACGACCCGGGCGAGCTGGGCCAGCTCGCGGCGCAGTTCAACCGGATGACGGAGGCGCTCCGCACGCACCAGGCCCAGCTCGTCCAGCACGAGAAGCTCGCGGGCATCGGCCGGCTCGCGGCGGGTGTGGCGCACGAAATCAACAACCCGCTGGGCGTCATCCTCGGCTATGTGCGGTTGCTCCAGCGCAAGGCGGAGGGCGCGCTCGCCGAGGACCTGAAGGTGGTGGAGGAGGAAGCGGTGCGCTGCCAGCAGATCGTCGAGGGACTGCTGGACCTCTCCCGTCCGGGGCGAGGCCCGGTGGAGCAGGTGCCCCTGCGTGAGGTCTGCGAGGAAGTGGTGGCCCGGCTGCGCGAGTCCTCGCGCCTGGGCGACGTGGAGGTCCGCGTGGAGGGAGACGCCTCCGCCTGGGCGTGGCCGCCACGCCTGCGACAGGTGCTGCTCAACCTGGTGAAGAACGCGGCGGAGGCCGCGGGAAAGGGTGGCACGGTGGTCCTGCACATCGAGTCGACGCCGGACGGCGGAGCGAGCGTCGCGGTGTCGGACTCCGGGCCCGGCGTGAAGCCGGAGAACCGGTCGCGCCTCTTCGAGCCCTTCTTCACCACGAAGCCGGCGGGGACGGGGCTGGGGCTCGCGGTGAGCCAGGCCATCGCGGAGGCGCACGGCGGACGGATTGAGGCGGACACGGGCCCGCTGGGAGGCGCGCGCTTCACGCTGCGGCTGCCCCCGGCCTCGCCCGCACAGGAGGCCATGGCATGA
- a CDS encoding MBL fold metallo-hydrolase has translation MALRFKNLDGSGPQPFERVFKWAIADKLAGRRRKSPDRAPVPRVEPDLALLATPPTSGEGARLTWLGHASWLVQLDGVSLLIDPVLRDAINVVIHRNVPPGVPVEKLPPITASLVSHNHYDHLDLPTLKDVGAPIVTGLGHTPVFRGSRLPVTELDWWQSTKVGPVTVHYVPSQHWSRRGLNDANEMLWGGFVVEGSSARVFHSGDTAYFDGFKEIGRRFPGLDAALLPIGAYDPSWFMSKQHMNPEEAVQAFEDLGATRFLAMHWGTFKLTDEPLDEPPVRLDAEWTRRGWPRERVHVLPVGGTLTVRNG, from the coding sequence ATGGCCTTGCGGTTCAAGAACCTCGACGGCAGCGGGCCGCAGCCGTTCGAACGGGTCTTCAAGTGGGCCATCGCGGACAAGCTCGCCGGCCGCCGCCGCAAGTCTCCGGACCGCGCGCCCGTCCCCCGCGTCGAGCCCGACCTCGCGCTCCTCGCCACGCCGCCAACCTCCGGAGAGGGCGCCCGCCTCACCTGGCTCGGCCACGCCAGCTGGCTCGTCCAGCTCGACGGCGTGTCCCTCCTCATCGACCCCGTGCTGCGCGACGCCATCAACGTCGTCATCCACCGCAACGTCCCGCCCGGCGTCCCCGTGGAGAAGCTGCCGCCCATCACCGCCAGCCTCGTCTCGCACAACCACTACGACCACCTGGACCTGCCCACCCTCAAGGACGTGGGCGCCCCCATCGTCACCGGCCTTGGCCACACGCCCGTCTTCCGCGGCTCGCGCCTGCCCGTCACGGAACTCGACTGGTGGCAGTCCACGAAGGTGGGCCCCGTCACCGTGCACTACGTGCCCTCGCAGCACTGGAGCCGCCGCGGCCTCAACGACGCCAACGAGATGCTCTGGGGCGGCTTCGTCGTGGAGGGCTCCAGCGCCCGCGTCTTCCACTCCGGCGACACCGCGTACTTCGACGGCTTCAAGGAGATTGGCCGCCGCTTCCCCGGCCTCGACGCCGCGCTGCTGCCCATTGGCGCGTATGACCCGTCCTGGTTCATGAGCAAGCAGCACATGAACCCCGAGGAGGCCGTCCAGGCCTTCGAGGACCTCGGCGCCACGCGCTTCCTCGCCATGCACTGGGGCACCTTCAAGCTCACGGACGAGCCGCTCGACGAGCCTCCCGTGCGCCTGGACGCGGAGTGGACCCGCCGGGGCTGGCCCCGCGAGCGCGTCCACGTCCTGCCCGTGGGCGGCACCCTCACCGTCCGCAACGGTTGA
- a CDS encoding M14 family zinc carboxypeptidase — translation MLLPTLLALALTQAPPPLTTVAEQSGWKRTGRYAEVESLCRDFARTYPGKARCDTLGTTPEGRPMLALVASADGTLTPAAAVKKGRPVVFFQGGIHAGEIDGKDAGFWLLRDVLSGKTLPGVLQGVTAVFVPVFNVDGHERFGPNHRPNQVGPEEMGWRATAHNLNLNRDYVKVDAPEMGMLLKYLHTWDPLVYVDLHVTNGAKFEPDVSVGLEPQRSGPQPLRALGVKLREELFTEMEAQGHQPLDFYPSFINDDEPASGFAYGVPSPRFSHAYWAAYHRFGVLVETHSWKDYAQRVKATRNVLAGLLRLVARDGATLRAAVKAEDTKAESGAVREVVAAWESTGKSRPLAFRGYAYERAASDISGQPWIRYDDSKPQVWNVPYFDEIRPALTLTLPSGGYLVPPAHAARVAEKLTAHGLRFQRLTRAVPAVEAELFRATEARWSPQSVEGRQMLAVKGAWEKGTHALPEGTLYVPVAQKGVQLVAHLLEPTGPDSLVSWGLFSPHFEQKEYIEDYVLEPFARELLAKDAKVKAEWDAKLKDAAFAKDPRARLRFFYERHPARDLRLRVYPVLRTQAAPAGLAAVK, via the coding sequence ATGCTCCTGCCCACCCTGCTCGCCCTGGCCCTCACCCAGGCCCCACCTCCTCTCACCACGGTCGCGGAACAGAGCGGCTGGAAGCGCACCGGCCGCTACGCGGAGGTGGAGTCCCTCTGCCGCGACTTCGCCAGGACGTACCCCGGCAAGGCCCGCTGCGACACGCTCGGCACCACGCCGGAAGGGCGCCCCATGCTCGCGCTCGTCGCCAGCGCGGACGGCACCCTCACCCCGGCCGCCGCGGTGAAGAAGGGCCGCCCCGTCGTCTTCTTCCAGGGCGGCATCCACGCCGGAGAGATTGACGGCAAGGACGCCGGCTTCTGGCTGCTGCGCGACGTCCTCTCCGGCAAGACGCTGCCCGGCGTCCTCCAGGGCGTCACCGCCGTCTTCGTCCCCGTCTTCAACGTGGACGGCCACGAGCGCTTCGGCCCCAACCACCGCCCCAACCAGGTGGGCCCCGAGGAGATGGGCTGGCGCGCCACCGCGCACAACCTCAACCTCAACCGCGACTACGTGAAGGTGGACGCCCCGGAGATGGGGATGCTGCTGAAGTACCTCCACACGTGGGACCCGCTCGTCTACGTGGACCTGCACGTCACCAACGGCGCCAAGTTCGAGCCCGATGTCTCCGTGGGCCTGGAGCCGCAGAGGTCCGGCCCCCAGCCCCTGCGCGCCCTGGGCGTGAAGCTGCGCGAGGAGCTCTTCACCGAAATGGAGGCCCAGGGCCACCAGCCCCTGGACTTCTACCCGTCGTTCATCAATGACGATGAGCCGGCCTCCGGCTTCGCCTACGGCGTGCCTTCGCCGCGCTTCAGCCACGCGTACTGGGCCGCCTACCACCGCTTCGGTGTGCTGGTGGAGACGCACTCGTGGAAGGACTACGCGCAGCGTGTGAAGGCCACGCGCAACGTGCTGGCGGGGCTGCTGCGCCTCGTCGCCCGGGACGGCGCCACCCTGCGCGCGGCGGTGAAGGCGGAGGACACGAAGGCCGAGTCCGGCGCGGTCCGCGAGGTGGTGGCCGCCTGGGAGAGCACCGGGAAGAGCCGCCCCCTCGCCTTCCGCGGCTATGCCTACGAGCGCGCCGCGTCCGACATCTCCGGCCAGCCCTGGATTCGCTACGACGACTCGAAGCCGCAGGTGTGGAACGTGCCCTACTTCGACGAAATCCGCCCGGCCCTGACGCTGACGCTGCCCTCGGGCGGCTACCTGGTGCCTCCCGCGCACGCCGCCCGGGTGGCGGAGAAGCTCACCGCCCACGGCCTGCGCTTCCAGCGCCTCACCCGCGCCGTGCCCGCCGTGGAGGCGGAGCTCTTCCGCGCCACCGAGGCCCGCTGGAGTCCCCAGTCCGTCGAGGGTCGGCAGATGCTCGCGGTGAAGGGCGCGTGGGAGAAGGGCACGCACGCGCTGCCCGAGGGCACGCTGTACGTGCCGGTGGCCCAGAAGGGCGTGCAGCTGGTGGCGCACCTGCTGGAGCCCACGGGCCCGGACTCGCTGGTGTCGTGGGGCCTGTTCAGCCCGCACTTCGAGCAGAAGGAGTACATCGAGGACTACGTGCTGGAGCCCTTCGCCCGCGAGCTGCTGGCGAAGGACGCGAAGGTGAAGGCCGAGTGGGACGCGAAGCTGAAGGACGCCGCCTTCGCCAAGGACCCGCGCGCCCGCCTGCGCTTCTTCTACGAGCGCCACCCCGCCCGGGACCTCCGCCTGCGCGTCTACCCCGTGCTGCGCACCCAGGCCGCTCCCGCCGGGCTGGCGGCGGTGAAGTAG
- the cglD gene encoding adventurous gliding motility lipoprotein CglD, which produces MRTHLLRFLTCSLLAASLLAGCSSGDEPNPQPTQDAGTADPDAGPPPPPEDAGIQPDPDPDPGTVPTNVADGNNPTKDSDCDGLTDAEEFSSLYPGDSKTDPGRRDTDGDGLRDGVELGRTSSVNAGCTFRADADPDTRTSPVKADTDGDGLADGLEDVNRNGGRESNETDPNALDSDGDGLKDAEEDANLTGTLSPGETDPRKRDTDSDGLADPLEKTTGTDPRNPDSDGDSCRDGDEDKDHDGVHEAGETDPRRSDCVATERDSDFDGISDAVESATGTNPARPDTDGDGLEDGIEDKNKNGRVDGSETNPRLTDTDCDGLQDGGGLTGFLGEDTNGNGRVDGFETDPTNPDTDGDGLKDGVERGVSTAAAPRKDCGYSGDANPSTTTSPVDSDHDNDGIQDGAEDSNQNGAVDADELNPIAPGDGGGSTPAGQACRTDSLRAVTFKEENGGDLRLALPGTFKDANLVRLTTAAGGVGLLGWDDTKQVTLIAFKRGAVGTSTDPTADEAGIRGTSFPSSTRDFTQVFKTWDNFDALVARYTQASTVDLKEFTNTLARSLVPDSSGALAGGPAGVTGPFKLQAQYVHRSNQSVVVVLAITPEALYDEAGSLFTLADTAGGSGLAQFGDPDTVQCERFTVKQAPVDFLFVVDDSGSMAESQQALADAASAMAGKLDNTNLDWRLALVTTSYTSPGATNHKKVRGFTGNVNQFRAWLTENSACGGNGQCTNVTVPAGTQPTSCTSRDQCWANIDGTGVERPLDSARAAINDLKAEGGTPETRIRTGAKVVVVILTDARDQSSDSVRFFTQYFRDEGSIVGDNNNPVNQLIQVHGIICPPDGPRCYTDPENPANDEINTDPRHLEVIQATGGVSGSIRSSASITTTINAIVDNVISSVGHRLQRPPIGASLKVATAEVRDATLCPTPSNLPRGRTHGFDVDGVTRAVSFFGACRPKAGTTQVALSYRYWTDRSPNVDGAPAPCSTDRFYAADEEDFCEGKLYCNRGTNQCECPADCGGGQGAPGQVCNTDPAVCAFACTADCGGACGTFESCDTNACACTCVENATCAPGYTFSSGVCGCACDTATLNCGSRYQPDPGACACVCKPDCGGCGRNEECNPSTCLCEGIIG; this is translated from the coding sequence ATGCGCACCCACCTCCTCCGCTTCCTCACCTGCTCGCTGCTGGCGGCCTCGCTGCTGGCTGGCTGCTCCAGTGGAGACGAGCCGAACCCACAGCCCACGCAAGACGCGGGCACGGCAGACCCCGACGCGGGCCCGCCGCCTCCGCCCGAGGACGCCGGCATCCAGCCGGACCCGGACCCGGACCCCGGCACGGTGCCCACCAACGTGGCGGACGGCAACAACCCGACGAAGGACTCGGACTGCGACGGCCTGACGGACGCGGAGGAGTTCTCCAGCCTCTACCCCGGCGACTCGAAGACGGACCCGGGCCGCCGTGACACGGACGGCGACGGCCTCCGCGACGGCGTGGAGCTGGGCCGCACCTCCAGCGTCAACGCGGGCTGCACCTTCCGCGCGGACGCAGACCCGGACACGCGCACGTCGCCGGTGAAGGCGGACACGGACGGGGACGGGCTCGCGGACGGGCTGGAGGACGTGAATCGCAATGGCGGGCGCGAGTCGAACGAGACGGACCCGAACGCGCTCGACTCGGACGGTGACGGGCTGAAGGACGCCGAGGAGGACGCCAACCTCACCGGCACGCTGAGCCCGGGAGAGACGGACCCGCGCAAGCGCGACACGGACAGTGACGGGCTGGCGGACCCCCTGGAGAAGACCACGGGCACCGACCCGCGCAACCCCGACTCCGACGGCGACTCGTGCCGCGACGGCGACGAGGACAAGGACCATGACGGCGTCCACGAGGCGGGGGAGACGGACCCGCGGCGCTCGGACTGCGTGGCGACGGAGCGTGACTCCGACTTCGACGGCATCTCCGACGCGGTGGAGAGCGCCACCGGCACCAACCCCGCCAGGCCGGACACGGACGGTGACGGCCTGGAGGACGGCATCGAGGACAAGAACAAGAACGGACGCGTGGACGGGAGCGAGACGAACCCACGCCTGACGGACACGGACTGCGATGGCCTGCAGGACGGCGGTGGCCTCACCGGCTTCCTGGGCGAGGACACCAATGGGAACGGCCGCGTGGACGGCTTCGAGACGGACCCGACGAACCCGGACACGGACGGTGACGGCCTGAAGGACGGCGTGGAGCGCGGCGTGTCCACGGCGGCGGCCCCGCGCAAGGACTGCGGGTACTCGGGCGACGCGAATCCCTCCACCACGACGTCGCCGGTGGACAGCGACCACGACAACGACGGCATCCAGGACGGCGCGGAGGACTCCAACCAGAACGGCGCGGTGGACGCGGATGAGCTGAACCCCATCGCCCCCGGTGACGGTGGAGGAAGCACGCCGGCCGGCCAGGCCTGCCGCACGGACAGCCTGCGCGCCGTCACCTTCAAGGAGGAGAACGGCGGTGACCTCCGGCTGGCGCTGCCCGGTACCTTCAAGGACGCCAACCTGGTGCGCCTCACCACGGCGGCCGGAGGCGTGGGCCTGCTGGGCTGGGACGACACGAAGCAGGTGACGCTGATTGCCTTCAAGCGCGGGGCGGTGGGCACCTCCACGGACCCCACGGCGGACGAGGCCGGCATCCGCGGCACGTCGTTCCCCTCCTCGACGCGGGACTTCACGCAGGTCTTCAAGACCTGGGACAACTTCGATGCGCTGGTGGCGCGCTACACGCAGGCCAGCACGGTGGACCTGAAGGAGTTCACCAACACGCTGGCGCGCTCGCTGGTGCCAGACAGCAGCGGTGCGCTGGCGGGAGGGCCGGCGGGAGTCACGGGCCCGTTCAAGCTGCAGGCGCAGTACGTACACCGCTCCAACCAGAGCGTGGTGGTGGTGCTGGCCATCACCCCCGAGGCGCTCTACGACGAGGCCGGCAGCCTCTTCACGCTGGCGGACACGGCGGGGGGCTCGGGGCTGGCGCAGTTCGGAGACCCGGACACGGTGCAGTGTGAGCGCTTCACGGTGAAGCAGGCGCCGGTGGACTTCCTCTTCGTGGTGGATGACAGCGGCTCCATGGCCGAGTCGCAGCAGGCCCTGGCGGACGCGGCGTCGGCGATGGCGGGGAAGCTGGACAACACGAACCTCGACTGGCGCCTGGCCCTGGTGACGACGAGCTACACGTCCCCGGGCGCGACGAACCACAAGAAGGTGCGCGGCTTCACCGGGAACGTGAACCAGTTCCGGGCGTGGCTCACGGAGAACAGCGCCTGCGGGGGCAACGGCCAGTGCACCAACGTCACCGTGCCCGCGGGGACGCAGCCTACGTCCTGCACCAGCAGGGACCAGTGCTGGGCGAACATCGACGGCACGGGCGTGGAGCGGCCGCTGGACTCCGCACGTGCGGCCATCAATGACCTGAAGGCAGAAGGAGGCACGCCGGAGACGCGCATCCGCACGGGCGCGAAGGTGGTGGTCGTCATCCTGACGGACGCGAGGGACCAGTCCTCCGACTCAGTGCGCTTCTTCACGCAGTACTTCCGGGACGAAGGAAGCATCGTCGGAGACAACAACAACCCGGTGAATCAGCTCATCCAGGTCCACGGCATCATCTGCCCGCCGGACGGGCCCCGCTGCTACACGGACCCGGAGAACCCGGCCAACGATGAGATCAACACCGACCCGCGCCACCTGGAGGTCATCCAGGCGACGGGGGGCGTGTCCGGCAGCATCCGGAGCTCGGCGTCCATCACCACCACCATCAACGCCATCGTGGACAACGTCATCTCCTCGGTGGGCCACCGGCTGCAGCGGCCGCCCATTGGCGCCTCGCTGAAGGTGGCGACGGCGGAGGTGCGGGACGCGACGCTGTGCCCGACTCCGTCGAACCTCCCGCGCGGCAGGACGCACGGCTTCGACGTGGACGGTGTCACTCGCGCGGTGTCCTTCTTCGGCGCGTGCCGTCCGAAGGCGGGCACCACGCAGGTGGCGCTGTCGTACCGGTACTGGACGGACCGCAGCCCGAACGTCGATGGCGCTCCGGCCCCGTGCTCGACGGACCGCTTCTACGCCGCGGACGAGGAGGACTTCTGCGAGGGGAAGCTGTACTGCAACCGGGGGACGAACCAGTGCGAGTGCCCGGCGGACTGCGGTGGTGGACAGGGCGCTCCGGGGCAGGTGTGCAACACGGACCCGGCGGTGTGCGCCTTCGCCTGCACGGCGGACTGCGGCGGCGCGTGCGGCACGTTCGAGTCGTGTGACACGAATGCGTGCGCATGCACGTGCGTGGAGAACGCCACCTGCGCGCCGGGCTACACCTTCAGCTCGGGCGTGTGCGGCTGCGCGTGCGACACCGCGACGCTGAACTGCGGCTCGCGGTACCAGCCGGACCCCGGCGCGTGCGCGTGCGTGTGCAAGCCGGACTGCGGGGGCTGCGGGCGCAACGAGGAGTGCAACCCGAGCACCTGCCTGTGCGAGGGCATCATCGGCTGA
- a CDS encoding TIGR02266 family protein — MPVFGLAALWNGSAPPERVASWVEGLGPLLPMAQSLQLVVALRPEDAGIELKVEAPGYPRAAVERLAEDVKRSGGTFIELWRMPKAERDGFRASTFGGGTAYRGDERAAAARALEQHLTALSAKDVLPVGPPPSPMDAAITSPARPPERAAPEAQAPIRLEAPASEPSPAARPQPHQVPTAPPGSPQRRGRRFAVKLELEFRTELDFVREHALNISNGGLFVRTAHRPQPDSVVTVDVRLPNGDRLQGDAIVVHVVDDPYTGGVGLAFLSDDATFAQTLDGYLASLAGGVG, encoded by the coding sequence GTGCCCGTCTTCGGTCTTGCGGCATTGTGGAATGGCTCTGCACCGCCGGAGCGCGTGGCGTCCTGGGTGGAGGGGCTGGGCCCCCTGCTGCCCATGGCACAGTCGCTCCAGCTCGTCGTGGCGCTGCGTCCGGAAGACGCCGGCATCGAGCTGAAGGTGGAAGCGCCCGGCTACCCTCGCGCCGCGGTGGAGCGGCTCGCGGAGGACGTGAAGCGCAGCGGCGGCACCTTCATCGAGCTGTGGCGGATGCCCAAGGCGGAGCGGGACGGCTTCCGCGCGAGCACCTTCGGAGGAGGCACCGCGTACCGGGGTGACGAGCGCGCCGCCGCCGCCCGCGCGCTGGAGCAGCACCTGACGGCGCTGTCCGCGAAGGACGTGCTGCCCGTGGGGCCGCCGCCCAGCCCCATGGACGCGGCCATCACCTCGCCAGCCCGGCCCCCCGAGCGCGCCGCGCCGGAAGCCCAGGCCCCCATCCGCCTGGAAGCGCCCGCCTCCGAGCCCTCGCCCGCCGCCAGGCCGCAGCCGCACCAGGTGCCCACGGCGCCTCCTGGAAGCCCGCAGCGGCGCGGCCGGCGCTTCGCGGTGAAGCTGGAGCTGGAGTTCCGCACCGAGCTGGACTTCGTGCGCGAGCACGCGCTCAACATCTCCAACGGCGGCCTCTTCGTGCGCACCGCGCACCGGCCCCAGCCCGACAGCGTCGTCACCGTGGACGTGAGGCTGCCCAACGGCGACCGGCTGCAGGGGGACGCCATCGTCGTGCACGTGGTGGACGACCCGTACACCGGCGGCGTGGGGCTCGCGTTCCTCAGCGACGACGCCACCTTCGCCCAGACGCTGGACGGCTACCTGGCGAGCCTGGCGGGGGGCGTGGGCTGA
- a CDS encoding serine/threonine-protein kinase, which produces MDGVSETWPRDCGHFELLSRLGRGGMAEVFLARFREGPRAGERVALKRVRPERARDAEAHEQLLHEAELARCLHHPHVVGFVEYGELPDGGYLALELVEGPDLGRVLAQCRRRRIELPIDISVLIVRQVLEALAHTHQATSPTGRPLAVVHCDVSPHNVLLSRTGEVKLADFGVARSRAGAAVDARRMGKQHYRSPELLAGDVSVAVDLWAAAVLLYELLSLESPFPSGPGEELESSIRGGRVTPIRLLVPEVSDALALVLDRALAPHPGQRFKSAEQFARALAPLCDDRVATPLAVAAVVRGLMGSGA; this is translated from the coding sequence ATGGACGGCGTGTCGGAGACGTGGCCCCGGGACTGCGGCCACTTCGAGCTGCTGTCCCGGCTGGGGCGCGGAGGCATGGCGGAGGTCTTCCTCGCCCGCTTCCGCGAGGGCCCGCGCGCCGGTGAGCGGGTGGCCCTCAAGCGGGTGCGCCCCGAGCGCGCGCGCGACGCCGAGGCCCACGAGCAGCTCCTCCACGAGGCAGAGCTGGCCCGCTGCCTCCACCACCCGCACGTCGTCGGCTTCGTGGAGTACGGCGAGCTGCCGGACGGCGGCTACCTGGCGCTGGAGCTGGTGGAGGGGCCGGACCTGGGCCGCGTGCTGGCGCAGTGCCGGCGCCGCCGCATCGAGCTGCCCATCGACATCTCCGTGCTCATCGTCCGGCAGGTGCTGGAGGCGCTCGCGCACACGCACCAGGCCACCAGCCCCACCGGCCGCCCGCTGGCCGTCGTGCACTGTGACGTGTCGCCGCACAACGTGCTGCTGTCGCGCACGGGCGAGGTGAAGCTGGCGGACTTCGGCGTGGCCCGCTCGCGCGCGGGCGCGGCGGTGGACGCGCGGCGCATGGGCAAGCAGCACTACCGCTCGCCGGAGCTGCTCGCGGGTGACGTGTCCGTGGCGGTGGACCTCTGGGCGGCGGCGGTGCTGCTGTACGAGCTGCTGTCCCTGGAGTCGCCCTTCCCCTCCGGCCCCGGGGAGGAGCTGGAGTCCTCCATCCGCGGTGGCCGGGTGACGCCCATACGGCTGCTGGTGCCGGAGGTGTCGGACGCGCTGGCGCTGGTGCTGGACCGCGCGCTGGCGCCCCACCCCGGCCAGCGCTTCAAGTCCGCGGAGCAGTTCGCCCGGGCGCTCGCGCCGCTGTGTGATGACCGCGTGGCCACGCCGCTGGCGGTGGCCGCCGTGGTGCGCGGGCTGATGGGCTCGGGGGCCTGA